The Candidatus Dormiibacterota bacterium genome contains a region encoding:
- a CDS encoding MerR family DNA-binding transcriptional regulator gives MALEPQLPVSPLGPTPVGGQPVPPGKPANGQNGAADGLKPANKGKAGKVTKAEAKSAPKGSGGESVPGAVSKEKDLVPIGQAAEVLGVSVDTVRRWDKAGVLHSSRPDGKNRYFSIDELEKLKFSQPLTISEVSEQLGISASTLRRLEEKGMIKPERNERGERLYDRKSLQSFLNSDYFMRTKEVEEEILRPLSGPEAQNGGNGKKTIHDPVAHALIGEHHTAIHKLHRFRKVSITAASVLAGIFLTLITIITLLFILFPDSTAKTLGYFKKSPASKKFVFQTPNSFLARQLKPFSQTSLNVLEKINPELRNRVAPFPRIPDVNDVFAPDGEGNITSLYTFTIPDTSYLRIPDTGLVQNLNSDLLRGKVPGCEKGNLAIVGVCAPGPGGTTAVQLQPSGGGGTTILTTTTDSGGGGSGDITTVNAGTGLAGGGDTGDVTLNVGVGDGLSAGADTIGLNLQSGSGLQTSISGLSLIRSCANTEILKWNGLAWACATDGGGSFSSFSLAGDSGAPESINDGNTLTVAGGAGLTSAVSATDTVTLNIGAGNGITASANDIAVAVQANKGLEVDSNGVSLIDCATSQVLKYNASNQWVCATDDNTSNNTFSDALFRLFDDADLTKQIAFEASGISPGTTRTFTAPNVNGTLITTGNLTDITTVGTVTSGTWQGGTIAVQYGGTGATNFISNGLLYGNGSGALQSTAAGTSGQLVVANASGVPTFVTLGGDATLASSGALTLANTAVSPGTYGSATQVGQYTVDSKGRLTFAGNVTISGTTPGGAAGGDLSGTYPNPTVAKINGATLGSTTATSGNLLVGDGSQWNSTSLSGDVSINSVGLTTIQPNSVALGADTAGDYTANITAGNGISTTGAGSGENISHSLSVNLLTSADGTGGTSSNSGLEFQGGSNNQLTLLQGCVNNEILKWDNTNNIWQCGSDLGGSVSIEENDISVAPSASTIDFFGSDFDVNQSPAGEANIVIDYVNSLITRKNQNETISGSWTFSSATPITFSNGAPFVAISNGGSLTITDGANNLLTISDAGTIGNVTISGDLTASGGDLFFGTSESLSSNTDGTITFGRNDSGTVTLTAKDDDSNAALTIMPGGAAGLTLGGGLTTSLVVNTDGLGDTEVVLPNGSISSSEILDGTIGTSDLNSLDAPGDEECLSFESSSSQFEWQTCGGGGGGGGSTVWSDLTNPNNNLGLNHSEYATLFTWDTAATAAAFNGFTFALTNDATTDNNSQRLVQIQNNNVVGGGATETLLRLDHADADSTLTQGILVTSSGGNPVTTAFDASDASIVNALSIGPNRILGTTGTIDFDNFDVDANGTVTISAAQAYTGIDSVFLKSGGGGDLVLDSSSNEVRFTDGDVIHIGGVNNDALTYNALTNSGGAASNAAISSDNDLYIQGDLEVDGTTVDLTPVTLLNCTDCIDWDDISDAMALDAPTTSSLGAHNFTWALNGAGNYVTNLSSTGDFIVQDAGVEFLNISDTGAYTYTLDSTDNPAYTITNNGSGAITTTAAGSGNIVNNLSSTGDFIVQDAGTPFVQFLDDGTITLGKAAAASTINIGVGSAADTIHIGDGGTTADVITIGNNVAGTTLSLDAGSGASSLQIGNSTTAHDIRIGNGGTSTQTIIMGSTSAASATTINAGSGDITLNADSGAGNIIFGDTDTFAIGGVAAGLAYNAISNAGGAASHTAAGEVTADNDLYLQDDLEVDGSLFLDGALIDAAPVTTFNCTDCIDWDDISNAMALDEVTSSSLGANTFTWILNGAGNYVTNLSSTGDFIMQDAGVEFLNISDTGAYAYTLDSTDNPAYTITNNGTSNITFTQNSSGDFVINQAAGSNTQITASAAPTVDMVVISNSGQAAATSGVDGLYISHASSNASGDVLHLTPSFAGGATDALTYNIIETDAFSPTNAAGTDTINGLKIGALTEGADAARLTSTAINIGGGWDVGLSFAPSTGIDIRLQNGETISNVSDGTLLFSAPTTQTSGLMLVGNGSGSDYLSFTEEAGNPAGCALGEFRIWANATENLLKKCQNGALSDLDAAGAWNQLTAPTGNLVLDHQAFTTLFNWSTATTQNPWTFTMDALTSGTGVTLSQTAQTSGTGLSITGGGANLLAAGELVDLIMGAATVGSGLNITTTGAYTGTGLETITANSITSGTGLLVTSSSAAFTGKMVDIMMSGNNAANTGTGLRISSTGANNAGTLAMITNLGTGLSLRINDQTGDADTTPTVFDSSGRLIMGATAGQGIRFGQQQELVSAGGTNNYGGLTISHYSTANEQGLLDFNRSKSDTLGTQTAVVANDNLGAISFRGSGGSGFHTGAYILGQADGTFTSTSAPGRLSFYTVAAGGLSDTERMRIASNGAFTMNVNGSLTINNLGTDASATNAVVCQISTSGSGRIVSAGSTTSCTVSSERYKHNIENLSASESGLDIVNALRPVSYEFNENNKSSIGFIAEEVAEIDPRLVFYEPDNPSLIRGIDYIFITAHLALAIQELDNKVDANALLASDGLQSLDEKYTQKLAGVDTQITGLDSRIAELEAKSSSSTESQTSASFTGEVSADILRANQVIGADLGEKYFASDKSITTGDVVSIDTADPDKVVKSQTQYDTNLVGVVTSAPNLVISEGREASGQETIVAISGKVPVKVSTENGPVAAGDPLTSSSTPGVAMRATKQGAIIGRAAMPFSGTGVGSTLAIVGGGYSNGAIGEDLTSITNRIEELESKVEGLSGAKESDTSGASSTETDLQSLNAQSLTVAMDLSVGGGLTVNGPARFKGESFFEKIATFFGNVLFNADVEFAGRPTFNSDTAGFAVIKAGEQKVTVKFDRQYAVTPAISVNIGGGQFSEYSYTNITPNGFDIVLKQPAADNMQFSWIALGVNNAKTSINQP, from the coding sequence ATGGCACTAGAACCACAACTGCCGGTCTCTCCCTTGGGGCCCACTCCAGTTGGGGGGCAGCCGGTCCCACCTGGAAAGCCGGCTAACGGCCAGAATGGAGCGGCTGACGGCTTAAAGCCCGCCAATAAGGGTAAAGCCGGGAAAGTCACTAAAGCCGAGGCCAAATCGGCTCCAAAGGGCTCAGGGGGTGAATCTGTGCCCGGTGCCGTCTCTAAGGAGAAGGATTTGGTACCGATCGGCCAAGCGGCTGAAGTATTGGGTGTATCTGTAGATACAGTGCGCCGCTGGGATAAAGCCGGAGTTCTGCACTCTAGCCGTCCAGATGGCAAAAACCGCTACTTCAGTATCGACGAGCTGGAAAAGCTCAAATTCTCCCAGCCGCTGACTATTTCTGAGGTTTCGGAGCAGTTGGGCATTTCCGCCTCAACCTTGAGGCGCCTAGAGGAAAAGGGAATGATCAAACCCGAGCGCAACGAGCGTGGGGAGCGCCTCTACGACCGTAAATCCCTACAGAGCTTTTTGAACTCCGATTATTTTATGCGCACCAAAGAAGTAGAGGAGGAGATTCTGCGCCCCCTCTCGGGCCCCGAGGCGCAAAATGGCGGTAACGGCAAAAAGACGATTCACGATCCCGTCGCCCATGCGCTTATAGGCGAACACCATACCGCTATCCACAAACTACACAGGTTTCGCAAGGTTAGCATTACCGCTGCAAGCGTACTGGCCGGAATTTTCCTGACGCTTATTACTATTATTACGCTTCTCTTTATACTTTTTCCTGATAGTACGGCCAAAACTCTCGGCTACTTTAAGAAAAGTCCGGCTTCGAAGAAATTCGTATTCCAAACCCCTAATTCCTTCCTGGCTCGGCAGCTTAAGCCCTTCAGTCAGACATCACTGAACGTACTAGAGAAGATCAACCCAGAGCTGCGTAATAGGGTAGCGCCGTTTCCTCGCATCCCAGATGTGAATGATGTGTTTGCTCCCGATGGAGAGGGTAATATTACCAGCCTGTACACATTCACGATTCCCGACACGTCTTATCTTAGAATCCCCGACACGGGTTTGGTGCAGAACCTGAACTCCGATCTCCTACGCGGTAAAGTGCCGGGTTGTGAAAAGGGTAATTTGGCAATTGTCGGTGTCTGTGCTCCGGGGCCAGGCGGTACGACCGCTGTTCAGTTGCAGCCTAGCGGGGGAGGCGGTACTACCATCCTGACCACTACGACTGATTCAGGTGGCGGCGGCAGTGGCGATATTACGACCGTGAATGCCGGCACAGGCTTGGCAGGCGGGGGTGACACCGGGGATGTAACCCTGAATGTCGGGGTTGGCGATGGCCTGAGTGCTGGGGCTGACACGATTGGATTGAACCTGCAGAGCGGTTCAGGGCTGCAGACCAGCATTAGTGGACTTTCGCTTATTCGAAGTTGTGCAAATACCGAAATCCTCAAGTGGAACGGCTTGGCTTGGGCGTGTGCGACAGATGGTGGCGGTAGTTTTTCTAGCTTCAGCTTAGCCGGAGACAGCGGCGCCCCTGAGTCCATCAATGATGGCAACACCCTGACTGTAGCCGGCGGGGCAGGGCTAACCTCTGCAGTGAGTGCGACAGATACAGTAACTCTTAACATCGGCGCCGGTAACGGTATAACAGCTAGCGCCAACGATATTGCCGTAGCCGTCCAGGCAAACAAAGGCCTAGAGGTAGATAGCAACGGAGTCAGTTTAATAGATTGTGCTACTAGCCAGGTACTTAAATACAACGCCTCCAACCAATGGGTCTGTGCTACCGATGACAATACCAGTAACAACACCTTTAGTGATGCGCTATTTAGACTTTTTGATGACGCCGACCTAACCAAGCAAATCGCCTTTGAAGCCTCAGGCATCAGCCCAGGCACCACCCGCACCTTCACGGCACCGAATGTTAACGGCACCCTCATAACTACCGGCAACCTTACCGACATCACAACTGTAGGCACAGTCACCAGCGGAACCTGGCAGGGCGGCACTATTGCTGTCCAATACGGCGGCACCGGAGCCACCAACTTTATCTCAAATGGCTTGTTGTATGGGAATGGATCTGGAGCGCTACAATCTACAGCTGCTGGCACTAGCGGGCAGCTGGTTGTGGCTAACGCTAGCGGTGTACCAACCTTCGTAACACTGGGAGGTGATGCAACCCTAGCTAGCTCAGGGGCTCTGACTCTAGCCAATACGGCAGTTAGCCCTGGCACCTACGGCAGCGCTACCCAGGTAGGGCAATACACAGTTGATTCAAAAGGCCGTCTGACTTTTGCCGGCAACGTAACAATATCTGGAACCACACCAGGCGGCGCGGCCGGCGGTGACTTAAGTGGCACTTATCCCAACCCAACGGTCGCCAAAATTAATGGGGCAACACTAGGCAGTACTACTGCAACGTCTGGCAATTTGCTGGTAGGTGATGGTTCTCAGTGGAACAGCACTAGTTTGTCAGGTGACGTCTCGATAAACAGCGTAGGACTAACTACCATCCAGCCAAACTCAGTGGCGCTGGGAGCGGATACTGCAGGTGACTATACAGCTAACATCACAGCCGGCAACGGTATTTCTACAACCGGTGCGGGATCAGGTGAAAATATTAGCCATAGCTTAAGTGTTAACTTGTTGACCAGTGCAGATGGCACTGGCGGGACATCAAGCAACTCCGGACTTGAGTTCCAGGGTGGCTCCAATAACCAGCTGACTTTGCTTCAGGGCTGTGTTAACAATGAAATTCTAAAATGGGATAACACCAACAATATTTGGCAATGTGGTTCTGATTTGGGCGGAAGCGTAAGCATTGAAGAAAATGATATTTCTGTGGCTCCAAGTGCTTCGACGATCGACTTCTTTGGGTCGGATTTTGACGTAAATCAATCTCCCGCTGGCGAGGCAAACATAGTAATTGACTACGTGAATTCTCTAATTACACGCAAGAACCAAAACGAAACAATTTCTGGTTCATGGACCTTTTCGTCTGCGACACCTATCACATTCTCCAATGGTGCGCCGTTTGTCGCAATTAGCAATGGCGGATCACTCACTATTACCGACGGAGCAAATAATTTACTTACAATTTCAGACGCCGGTACTATTGGCAACGTTACAATTTCTGGCGACCTGACTGCGTCTGGTGGCGATTTGTTTTTTGGCACCAGCGAGAGTCTTTCTAGTAACACTGACGGCACAATTACCTTTGGGCGAAACGACTCAGGTACGGTGACTCTGACAGCTAAAGATGATGATTCCAACGCCGCGCTTACCATTATGCCCGGCGGTGCGGCCGGCTTGACATTAGGCGGTGGACTTACAACAAGTCTCGTAGTAAACACTGACGGGCTGGGGGATACGGAAGTTGTTCTGCCTAATGGCTCAATTAGTTCAAGCGAAATACTCGATGGTACAATCGGTACTTCGGATTTGAATTCGCTCGACGCGCCGGGGGACGAAGAGTGTCTAAGTTTTGAATCTAGTTCCTCCCAATTCGAATGGCAAACCTGCGGTGGCGGTGGCGGTGGCGGTGGTAGTACTGTTTGGTCCGATTTGACAAACCCAAACAACAACTTAGGGTTAAATCACTCAGAGTATGCAACACTCTTTACCTGGGATACTGCAGCAACTGCAGCAGCTTTTAATGGTTTTACCTTCGCGCTTACCAATGATGCTACGACCGACAATAATTCACAGAGGCTGGTACAGATCCAGAACAACAACGTTGTCGGCGGCGGTGCCACCGAAACTTTACTCCGGCTTGATCATGCCGATGCTGACTCTACTCTTACTCAGGGGATATTAGTCACCAGCTCTGGCGGCAATCCAGTTACTACAGCCTTTGATGCTTCTGATGCCTCGATTGTAAACGCTCTTTCTATCGGGCCGAACCGTATATTAGGAACCACTGGTACGATAGATTTTGATAACTTTGATGTTGACGCCAATGGCACCGTAACTATTTCCGCCGCCCAGGCCTACACCGGTATAGATTCGGTCTTCTTAAAATCCGGCGGGGGCGGGGATCTAGTCCTTGATTCCAGCTCAAACGAAGTCCGCTTTACAGACGGCGATGTTATTCATATAGGCGGTGTTAATAATGACGCATTAACTTACAATGCCTTAACTAACTCCGGCGGCGCAGCCTCGAACGCTGCTATTAGCTCTGACAATGACCTATATATCCAGGGAGATCTGGAAGTCGATGGCACCACCGTTGATCTTACACCCGTTACTTTGCTTAACTGCACCGACTGTATCGACTGGGATGACATCTCTGATGCCATGGCCCTAGACGCCCCAACTACCTCAAGCCTAGGTGCTCATAACTTCACCTGGGCACTTAATGGTGCTGGCAATTATGTCACCAACCTCTCATCAACAGGCGACTTCATTGTGCAGGATGCCGGCGTCGAGTTCCTCAACATCAGCGACACCGGAGCCTACACCTACACCCTAGACTCAACTGACAACCCAGCCTACACCATTACTAATAATGGCTCAGGTGCTATTACTACCACGGCGGCCGGCAGCGGGAATATTGTGAATAATCTCTCTTCCACCGGCGACTTCATTGTGCAGGATGCCGGCACTCCGTTCGTGCAGTTCCTGGATGACGGCACCATAACCCTGGGTAAGGCAGCAGCCGCCAGCACGATTAACATCGGGGTGGGCTCGGCTGCCGACACGATCCACATTGGCGATGGCGGTACCACGGCCGACGTCATAACTATAGGTAACAATGTAGCCGGCACGACCTTGTCACTTGATGCCGGTTCAGGCGCAAGCTCACTGCAGATCGGCAACTCTACGACCGCTCATGACATCCGCATTGGCAATGGCGGCACTTCAACCCAGACAATTATCATGGGCTCAACATCTGCCGCCTCAGCTACCACCATCAATGCTGGTTCAGGAGACATTACTCTAAATGCCGACTCCGGTGCCGGCAACATCATCTTCGGCGACACAGATACTTTTGCCATCGGCGGCGTAGCTGCTGGACTGGCCTACAACGCTATCTCTAACGCCGGTGGCGCTGCCTCCCATACGGCTGCCGGGGAGGTGACTGCCGACAATGACCTCTACCTTCAGGATGACCTCGAAGTCGACGGCTCGCTTTTCCTGGATGGAGCATTAATCGATGCAGCGCCTGTAACAACCTTTAATTGCACCGACTGTATCGACTGGGATGACATATCAAATGCGATGGCCTTGGATGAAGTGACTAGCTCGAGCTTAGGGGCTAATACATTCACCTGGATACTTAATGGTGCGGGTAACTATGTCACCAACCTCTCATCAACAGGCGACTTCATCATGCAAGATGCTGGCGTCGAGTTCCTCAACATCAGCGACACCGGAGCCTACGCCTACACCCTAGACTCAACTGACAACCCAGCCTACACCATTACGAATAATGGCACGAGTAATATTACGTTTACTCAAAACTCATCTGGCGATTTTGTAATTAATCAAGCCGCTGGATCGAATACCCAAATTACCGCTTCGGCCGCTCCCACTGTAGACATGGTGGTAATTTCTAACTCCGGCCAAGCCGCTGCCACTAGTGGCGTAGACGGACTCTACATTTCCCACGCCTCTTCCAATGCCAGTGGAGACGTATTACACCTCACCCCTAGCTTCGCTGGCGGCGCTACTGACGCTTTAACCTACAACATTATTGAGACCGATGCCTTTAGCCCAACAAATGCGGCTGGGACTGATACCATAAACGGGCTTAAGATTGGTGCTCTCACCGAAGGTGCTGATGCAGCTCGGCTGACATCCACAGCGATTAATATAGGTGGCGGCTGGGACGTCGGCCTTAGCTTCGCCCCAAGTACAGGCATAGATATTCGGTTGCAAAACGGCGAAACCATTAGCAATGTCAGCGATGGCACGCTTTTGTTCAGTGCCCCGACCACTCAAACCTCAGGGCTAATGCTTGTAGGCAACGGTTCTGGCAGTGACTACTTAAGCTTTACTGAAGAGGCCGGTAACCCAGCCGGTTGTGCCCTCGGCGAGTTCCGCATCTGGGCTAACGCTACCGAAAACCTGCTAAAGAAATGTCAGAATGGCGCGCTATCTGACCTTGACGCGGCCGGTGCCTGGAACCAGCTGACGGCTCCAACTGGCAACCTAGTGCTTGATCACCAGGCATTTACTACGCTGTTCAATTGGAGCACTGCTACTACCCAAAACCCTTGGACATTTACGATGGATGCCCTTACTAGTGGTACGGGTGTGACTTTGTCTCAAACTGCCCAGACGTCAGGCACTGGCTTGTCTATAACTGGTGGAGGCGCAAACTTACTGGCAGCCGGTGAGCTGGTAGACCTAATTATGGGCGCCGCTACAGTTGGCAGCGGCTTGAACATCACTACCACCGGTGCATATACCGGTACCGGCCTAGAAACTATAACTGCCAACTCCATTACCTCTGGTACGGGACTATTAGTGACCAGTAGTTCGGCTGCATTCACGGGCAAGATGGTAGACATAATGATGAGCGGTAACAATGCTGCTAACACCGGCACAGGTCTTAGGATTTCCTCGACTGGCGCCAATAACGCCGGGACTCTCGCGATGATCACCAATCTCGGTACCGGCCTCTCACTGCGTATCAATGACCAAACTGGCGATGCAGACACCACGCCGACTGTCTTTGACAGCTCAGGAAGGCTTATTATGGGAGCAACTGCGGGGCAAGGGATACGATTCGGTCAACAGCAAGAGCTTGTATCCGCGGGTGGAACTAACAACTATGGTGGATTAACTATTAGTCACTACTCCACCGCTAACGAACAAGGTCTCCTCGACTTTAATCGCAGCAAGTCAGATACTTTGGGTACACAGACAGCAGTCGTGGCCAATGACAACCTTGGGGCCATCAGCTTCAGGGGAAGTGGTGGTTCCGGGTTCCATACCGGAGCATATATCTTGGGCCAAGCTGATGGAACATTCACCAGTACGAGCGCACCCGGCCGTTTATCATTCTATACTGTAGCAGCTGGTGGTCTTTCAGACACAGAGAGAATGCGTATCGCTAGTAACGGCGCTTTTACTATGAATGTAAACGGCTCATTAACAATTAATAACCTTGGCACCGATGCATCAGCCACCAATGCCGTTGTCTGCCAGATCAGCACATCGGGTTCAGGCCGTATAGTGAGCGCCGGAAGCACCACTTCTTGCACGGTGTCATCTGAGCGCTACAAGCACAACATAGAGAACCTTAGCGCTTCTGAAAGCGGGCTTGATATAGTTAATGCCTTAAGGCCAGTAAGCTATGAGTTTAACGAAAACAATAAATCTTCGATTGGTTTTATAGCTGAAGAAGTTGCTGAAATAGATCCTCGTCTGGTTTTTTATGAGCCAGACAACCCTAGCCTAATTCGCGGAATCGACTATATATTTATTACGGCACATCTAGCACTGGCAATACAAGAATTAGACAACAAGGTGGATGCCAATGCACTACTGGCTTCCGACGGGCTGCAAAGTCTAGATGAGAAATATACACAAAAACTTGCTGGGGTAGATACGCAGATAACCGGGCTGGATTCACGGATTGCTGAGCTTGAGGCTAAATCATCAAGCTCAACCGAATCGCAAACATCTGCGAGCTTTACCGGCGAAGTAAGTGCGGATATCTTAAGGGCAAATCAAGTAATTGGAGCCGACCTGGGAGAAAAGTACTTTGCCAGCGATAAATCTATTACCACTGGCGATGTGGTCTCCATAGATACTGCCGACCCAGACAAGGTCGTTAAATCCCAGACTCAGTACGATACAAACTTAGTCGGTGTGGTTACCAGCGCGCCTAACTTGGTAATAAGTGAGGGCAGGGAGGCCAGCGGCCAGGAAACGATTGTGGCCATTAGCGGTAAGGTGCCGGTAAAGGTCAGCACAGAGAACGGCCCGGTAGCGGCCGGCGATCCGCTTACGTCCTCTTCCACCCCCGGTGTAGCTATGCGGGCTACTAAGCAGGGTGCCATCATCGGCCGGGCGGCTATGCCGTTCAGCGGTACCGGTGTGGGTAGTACGCTGGCCATTGTGGGCGGCGGCTACAGCAATGGCGCTATTGGCGAGGACTTAACCTCCATCACCAACCGGATAGAAGAGCTAGAGAGTAAGGTAGAGGGCTTAAGTGGTGCCAAGGAGTCTGATACATCGGGCGCCAGCTCAACCGAAACCGACCTGCAGAGTCTGAACGCGCAATCACTAACAGTAGCAATGGACCTTAGTGTAGGCGGCGGGCTGACCGTGAACGGCCCGGCCAGGTTCAAGGGCGAAAGCTTCTTTGAAAAGATAGCCACCTTCTTCGGCAATGTCCTATTTAACGCCGATGTGGAGTTTGCGGGCCGGCCCACGTTTAACAGTGATACCGCAGGATTCGCCGTGATTAAAGCCGGTGAGCAGAAAGTAACCGTGAAGTTCGATAGGCAGTACGCCGTAACCCCGGCTATTTCGGTGAATATCGGCGGCGGGCAGTTTAGCGAATACTCTTACACCAACATAACGCCGAATGGGTTCGACATTGTACTTAAGCAGCCAGCAGCCGATAATATGCAGTTCTCGTGGATCGCGCTAGGTGTGAATAACGCCAAAACCAGCATTAACCAACCCTAA
- a CDS encoding CvpA family protein: MMVDFLIIMLVVYGAYSSFRRGFLNVAASLGSLVAGLAAAAAFYKPVGQFMAVQFNMLSSIANITAYIGLLLAVQFTTLMIARYLFGKVSEQHLMSLFNRAGGSALGIAQMLVFTAVGLSVFMNLPASAATKQAVTDSRLAQPLVKLGNSLQSFLNAAPSGDFQQTLNLLTVKPDSKESVELGFTTTDVSVNEAAEREMLHMVNRERLGRGLPALKVNETAKGVARAHSRDMFARGYFSHVNPDGLDPFDRMKNGGVTFQAAGENLALAPTLELAHRGLMDSPGHKANILSPDFGKVGIGIIDGGPRGLMITQNFTD, encoded by the coding sequence ATGATGGTCGATTTTCTAATAATTATGCTAGTAGTTTACGGGGCTTATTCTAGCTTTCGGCGCGGTTTCTTAAATGTAGCGGCCAGTCTCGGTTCGCTAGTTGCAGGTTTGGCCGCGGCTGCCGCCTTTTACAAACCGGTGGGGCAGTTCATGGCGGTGCAGTTTAATATGTTGTCTTCAATCGCCAACATTACAGCCTACATTGGCCTGCTGCTGGCAGTGCAGTTCACCACGCTCATGATCGCGCGATATTTGTTTGGCAAAGTGTCGGAACAGCACTTAATGTCGCTCTTCAATCGCGCAGGCGGATCGGCGCTGGGTATTGCCCAAATGCTGGTGTTTACCGCCGTTGGCCTTTCGGTATTTATGAATCTGCCGGCTTCGGCTGCTACCAAGCAGGCGGTTACTGATTCCAGGTTAGCCCAGCCGCTGGTTAAGCTCGGCAATAGCCTGCAATCCTTCCTGAACGCGGCGCCTAGCGGAGACTTTCAGCAGACCCTAAACCTCCTGACGGTTAAACCTGATAGCAAGGAATCTGTAGAGCTCGGCTTTACCACCACCGATGTATCTGTAAACGAGGCGGCCGAGCGCGAAATGCTGCATATGGTAAACAGAGAGCGTTTGGGTCGAGGACTTCCGGCGCTGAAGGTGAACGAGACGGCTAAAGGAGTAGCTAGGGCCCACAGTCGGGATATGTTCGCCAGAGGCTACTTCAGTCACGTTAATCCGGACGGACTCGACCCGTTCGACAGGATGAAGAATGGGGGTGTAACATTCCAGGCGGCAGGGGAGAATCTTGCTTTGGCACCCACCCTAGAGCTAGCTCACAGGGGGCTGATGGATTCTCCTGGACATAAGGCGAACATTCTCAGCCCTGATTTCGGCAAGGTGGGGATAGGTATTATAGACGGTGGCCCGCGCGGGCTCATGATAACGCAGAATTTCACTGACTGA
- a CDS encoding YdcF family protein yields MYVLRSFIFSLLILVGLAAGLFLSIGYFLSPQDKLKKADVIIAVSGGETDSRTKEAASLYKQGYAPKLILSGAAQDPLGPSNAAAMRQIAINLGVPPSAIQIEEDSRTTAENALAVAPMVRRLQAKTVILVTSPYHQKRASLSFSKALGKNVKIINHSAPDKSWRKAHWWATDYSYQLTLSELQKTLYVMSQPELAPGNP; encoded by the coding sequence ATGTATGTACTGAGGAGCTTTATCTTCTCCCTCTTAATCCTAGTCGGGTTGGCGGCGGGCCTGTTCCTTAGTATCGGCTATTTTCTTTCTCCACAGGATAAATTAAAAAAAGCCGACGTCATAATTGCCGTCAGCGGCGGCGAAACCGATTCTCGCACCAAAGAGGCCGCCAGCCTCTATAAACAGGGCTACGCGCCCAAATTAATCCTTTCCGGTGCGGCTCAGGATCCTTTGGGCCCCTCAAACGCAGCCGCTATGCGCCAGATCGCTATTAACCTCGGCGTGCCGCCCTCAGCCATCCAGATAGAGGAAGATTCTAGAACCACTGCCGAAAACGCCTTGGCGGTAGCACCGATGGTGCGCCGCTTGCAGGCAAAAACCGTCATTCTGGTAACTTCGCCCTATCACCAGAAGCGGGCTAGCTTGAGCTTTTCTAAAGCACTTGGTAAAAATGTGAAGATAATAAACCACTCCGCTCCTGATAAAAGCTGGCGCAAAGCCCATTGGTGGGCAACAGATTACAGCTACCAGCTAACTTTGAGTGAACTGCAGAAAACACTGTACGTAATGTCGCAGCCAGAGCTTGCGCCCGGCAACCCATGA